Within the Serratia sp. UGAL515B_01 genome, the region CGTACAGCAGGAGTATCCTCGCGCTCAACGGTGTGACCAATACGACGCAGACCCAGGCCGAGCAGTGTAGCTTTATGCTTCGGCAGACGGCCAATGGCGCTGCGAACTTGTGTAACTTTGATAGTCTTAGCCATGGTCAATTACCCCAGAATGTCTGCAACGGATTTACCACGCTTGGCAGCGACCATTTCAGGAGACTTCATATTTGCCAAAGCGTCGATAGTTGCACGAACCACGTTGATCGGGTTGGTGGAACCATAAGCTTTAGCCAATACGTTGTGCACCCCAGCAACTTCGAGAACGGCGCGCATTGCACCACCCGCGATGATACCGGTACCTTCGTGAGCTGGCTGCATGAACACACGGGACCCCGTATGTGCACCTTTAACCGGGTGCTGTAGGGTGCCGCTGTTCAAAGCGACATTCATCATGTTGCGACGGGCTTTTTCCATCGCTTTCTGGATCGCTGCTGGAACTTCGCGTGCTTTGCCGTAGCCAAAACCAACGCGACCGTTACCATCACCAACGACAGTCAGTGCGGTAAAGCTGAAAATACGGCCACCTTTTACGGTTTTGGATACGCGGTTTACCGCGATCAGCTTTTCCTGCAGTTCGCCAGCTTGTTTTTCGATGTGAGCCATCTTAAACCTCTTCCTTAGAACTGAAGGCCAGCTTCACGGGCAGCATCTGCCAGTGCCTGGACTCGACCATGATATTGGAAACCGGAACGGTCAAAGGAGACTTTAGCAATCCCTTTTTCCAACGCGCGTTCAGCCAGTGCTTTACCAACTGCTGCTGCTGCGTCTTTGTTACCGGAGTACTTCAATTGCTCATTGATAGCTTTTTCTACAGTAGAAGCGGCTACCAGTACTTCAGAACCATTGGGAGCAATGACCTGTGCGTAAATGTGACGCGGGGTACGATGTACCACCAGGCGGGTTGCCCCCAGTTCTTTGAGCTTACGGCGTGCGCGGGTCGCACGACGGATACGAGCAGATTTCTTATCCATAGTGTTACCTTACTTCTTCTTAGCCTCTTTGGTACGCACGACTTCGTCGGCGTAACGGACACCCTTGCCTTTATAAGGCTCAGGACGGCGGTAGGCTCGCAGATCTGCAGCAACCTGGCCAATAAGCTGCTTATCAGCGCCTTTCAGCACGATTTCAGTTTGGCTAGGGCACTCTGCAGTAATACCTGCTGGCAGCTGGTGATCCACTGGGTGAGAGAAGCCTAAGGCTAAATTCACCACATTGCCTTTAATGGCTGCACGATAACCAACACCTACCAGTTGAAGCTTCTTGGTGAAGCCTTCGGTAACACCGACAACCATTGCGTTCAGCAGAGCGCGCGTGGTACCCGCTTGGGCCCATGCATTTACAAAACCTTCACGCGGAGCGAAAGTCAATGTATTAGCTTCTTGCGTAACGATAACGGCGTCATGGACTGTACGAGTCAGCTCGCCGTTTTTACCCTTAATCGAAATAACCTGACCGTTGAGTTTTACCTCTACGCCGGCAGGAATGACGACGGGTGCTTTTGCAACACGAGACATTCTTTCCTCCCGAATTAAGCTACGTAGCAGATAATCTCGCCACCAAGACCAGCCTGGCGAGCTGCACGATCGGTCATAACACCTTTAGAGGTAGAAATAACAGCGATACCCAAACCGGCCATAACTTTTGGCAGCTCATCTTTTTTCTTATAGATGCGCAGACCTGGACGGCTGATACGCTGAATGCTTTCTACCACTGCGTTGCCCTGGAAGTACTTCAGTACCAGCTCCAGAACAGGCTTGGCATCGCCTTCGACTTTGAAATCTTCAATATAACCTTCTTCCTTCAGCACGTTGGCAATAGCCACTTTCAGCTTGGAGGAAGGCATGGTGACCGCAACTTTGTTCGCGGCTTGACCGTTACGGATACGGGTCAGCATATCCGCGATCGGATCTTGCATGCTCATCTGTCTTTACTCCCGTGATTCAATTGGTAATTACC harbors:
- the rplR gene encoding 50S ribosomal protein L18; protein product: MDKKSARIRRATRARRKLKELGATRLVVHRTPRHIYAQVIAPNGSEVLVAASTVEKAINEQLKYSGNKDAAAAVGKALAERALEKGIAKVSFDRSGFQYHGRVQALADAAREAGLQF
- the rpsH gene encoding 30S ribosomal protein S8, with amino-acid sequence MSMQDPIADMLTRIRNGQAANKVAVTMPSSKLKVAIANVLKEEGYIEDFKVEGDAKPVLELVLKYFQGNAVVESIQRISRPGLRIYKKKDELPKVMAGLGIAVISTSKGVMTDRAARQAGLGGEIICYVA
- the rplF gene encoding 50S ribosomal protein L6, whose protein sequence is MSRVAKAPVVIPAGVEVKLNGQVISIKGKNGELTRTVHDAVIVTQEANTLTFAPREGFVNAWAQAGTTRALLNAMVVGVTEGFTKKLQLVGVGYRAAIKGNVVNLALGFSHPVDHQLPAGITAECPSQTEIVLKGADKQLIGQVAADLRAYRRPEPYKGKGVRYADEVVRTKEAKKK
- the rpmD gene encoding 50S ribosomal protein L30, coding for MAKTIKVTQVRSAIGRLPKHKATLLGLGLRRIGHTVEREDTPAVRGMINLVSYMVKVEE
- the rpsE gene encoding 30S ribosomal protein S5, with protein sequence MAHIEKQAGELQEKLIAVNRVSKTVKGGRIFSFTALTVVGDGNGRVGFGYGKAREVPAAIQKAMEKARRNMMNVALNSGTLQHPVKGAHTGSRVFMQPAHEGTGIIAGGAMRAVLEVAGVHNVLAKAYGSTNPINVVRATIDALANMKSPEMVAAKRGKSVADILG